In Streptomyces ambofaciens ATCC 23877, a single genomic region encodes these proteins:
- the serC gene encoding phosphoserine transaminase yields the protein MAEIQIPADIKPADGRFGAGPSKVRVEALDALAATGTSLLGTSHRQAPVKNLVGKVREGIRELFQLPDGYEVILGNGGSTAFWDVATHGLIENKSQHLSFGEFSSKFAKAAKLAPWLAEPTIVSSDPGTHPEARAEAGVDVYAFTHNETSTGVAMPIKRVAGADEGSLVLVDATSGAGGLPVDIAETDVYYFAPQKSFASDGGLWIGVFSPAAIERAERIHASGRHVPEFFSLPTAIDNSRKNQTYNTPALATLFLLNDQLEWMNGQGGLDFAVRRTATSARTLYGWAEDVKFASPFVADPAKRSQVIGTIDFTDEVDAAAVAKVLRANGVVDTEPYRKLGRNQLRVAMFPAIDPADVEALTKCVDYVIEKL from the coding sequence GTGGCTGAGATCCAGATTCCTGCTGACATCAAGCCCGCGGACGGTCGATTCGGCGCGGGCCCCTCCAAGGTGCGGGTGGAGGCGCTGGACGCCCTGGCCGCCACCGGTACGTCCCTGCTCGGCACCTCCCACCGCCAGGCGCCCGTCAAGAACCTGGTCGGGAAGGTCCGCGAGGGCATCCGCGAGCTGTTCCAGCTCCCCGACGGTTACGAGGTGATCCTCGGCAACGGCGGCTCCACCGCGTTCTGGGATGTCGCGACCCACGGCCTGATCGAGAACAAGTCGCAGCACCTGAGCTTCGGCGAGTTCTCCTCCAAGTTCGCCAAGGCGGCCAAGCTCGCCCCGTGGCTGGCCGAGCCGACGATCGTCTCCTCCGACCCGGGCACGCACCCCGAGGCGCGCGCCGAGGCCGGCGTGGACGTGTACGCCTTCACGCACAACGAGACCTCGACCGGCGTCGCCATGCCGATCAAGCGCGTCGCAGGTGCCGACGAGGGCTCCCTCGTACTGGTCGACGCCACCTCCGGCGCCGGTGGCCTGCCCGTGGACATCGCCGAGACCGACGTCTACTACTTCGCCCCGCAGAAGTCGTTCGCCTCGGACGGCGGCCTGTGGATCGGCGTCTTCTCCCCCGCCGCGATCGAGCGCGCCGAGCGGATCCACGCGAGCGGCCGGCACGTGCCGGAGTTCTTCTCGCTGCCGACCGCGATCGACAACTCGCGCAAGAACCAGACCTACAACACCCCGGCGCTCGCCACGCTGTTCCTGCTGAACGACCAGCTGGAGTGGATGAACGGCCAGGGCGGCCTGGACTTCGCCGTCCGCCGCACGGCGACCTCCGCGCGGACGCTGTACGGCTGGGCCGAGGACGTGAAGTTCGCGAGCCCGTTCGTCGCCGACCCGGCCAAGCGCTCGCAGGTCATCGGCACGATCGACTTCACGGACGAGGTCGACGCCGCCGCCGTCGCCAAGGTGCTGCGCGCCAACGGCGTCGTCGACACCGAGCCGTACCGCAAGCTCGGCCGCAACCAGCTGCGCGTGGCGATGTTCCCGGCGATCGACCCCGCGGACGTCGAGGCGCTCACGAAGTGCGTCGACTACGTGATCGAGAAGCTGTAG
- a CDS encoding ATP-binding cassette domain-containing protein → MGDGHAVRAEGLEKRYGEKRALDGFDLAVREGTVHGLLGPNGAGKTTAVRILSTLIRLDGGRAEVAGLDVARQAREVRARIGLTGQYAAVDEVLTGRQNLEMFGRLFHLGGRRARARAVELLEQFDLTDAADRGVGKYSGGMRRRLDLAASMILAPSVLFLDEPTTGLDPRSRGEVWDSVRALVASGTTVLLTTQYLEEADKLASRITVIDQGRAIADDTPDGLKNLVGGDRVEVVVTERAEIPRVVKVVARVCDGEPETDEEALRVHAPVTDRVSALTEVARTLQDEGVGVEDIGLRRPSLDDVFLRLTGHRTEKEAVA, encoded by the coding sequence ATGGGCGACGGACACGCGGTACGGGCCGAGGGACTGGAGAAGCGGTACGGCGAGAAGCGCGCTCTCGACGGCTTCGACCTGGCCGTCCGCGAGGGCACCGTGCACGGCCTGCTCGGGCCGAACGGCGCGGGGAAGACCACCGCGGTGCGCATCCTGTCCACCCTGATCCGGCTCGACGGCGGACGGGCCGAGGTGGCGGGTCTCGACGTCGCCCGGCAGGCGCGCGAGGTGCGGGCCCGGATCGGTCTCACCGGGCAGTACGCGGCCGTGGACGAGGTGCTCACCGGCCGGCAGAACCTGGAGATGTTCGGCCGTCTGTTCCACCTGGGCGGCCGGCGGGCCCGGGCCCGCGCCGTCGAGTTGCTGGAGCAGTTCGACCTGACCGACGCCGCCGACCGGGGCGTCGGCAAGTACAGCGGCGGCATGCGGCGCCGCCTGGACCTCGCCGCCTCGATGATCCTCGCCCCCTCCGTCCTGTTCCTGGACGAGCCGACGACGGGCCTGGACCCCCGCAGCCGCGGCGAGGTCTGGGACTCCGTGCGGGCGCTGGTGGCGAGCGGCACGACCGTGCTGCTGACCACGCAGTACCTGGAGGAGGCCGACAAGCTGGCCTCCCGCATCACCGTCATCGACCAGGGCCGGGCCATCGCCGACGACACCCCGGACGGGCTGAAGAACCTGGTCGGCGGCGACCGCGTCGAGGTCGTGGTCACCGAGCGGGCCGAGATACCGAGGGTGGTGAAGGTGGTCGCCCGGGTCTGCGACGGCGAGCCCGAGACCGACGAGGAGGCGCTGCGCGTGCACGCCCCGGTCACCGACCGGGTGTCCGCGCTGACCGAGGTGGCGCGGACCCTCCAGGACGAGGGGGTGGGCGTGGAGGACATCGGACTGCGCCGGCCGAGCCTCGACGACGTGTTCCTGCGCCTGACCGGGCACCGCACGGAGAAGGAGGCGGTGGCATGA
- a CDS encoding FAD-binding and (Fe-S)-binding domain-containing protein — translation MTDLEAALRGAVRGEVGFDVTSRALTTMDASNYRRVPLGVVAPRDADDVAAVLAVCRERGVPVVARGGGTSIAGQATGTGVVLDFTRHMNRLVSLDPGARTAVVQPGLVLDRLQEAAAPHGLRFGPDPSTHSRCTLGGMIGNNACGSHSVAWGTTADSVRELTVLTAAGRRLGLGPDWAGAPEGLRELVDGDLARLRTGFPDLPRRISGYALDALLPERGADVARSFCGSEGTLGVLTEAVVRLVEAPRARALAVLGYADEAGAAEAAAGLLPLGPLTVEGMAVDLVPSTRGLPRGGAWLFVETGGDTEAEARARAEAVVRAADVVDALVVTDPAGQRTLWRVREDASGTATRMPDGSEAWPGWEDCAVPPARLGAYLRDFRGLLSAHGLRGTPYGHFGDGCIHVRIDFDLLTAAGVARFRRFSQELADVVVAHGGSLSGEHGDGQARAELLPRMYGEEMVALFERAKAAWDPDDLLNPGMLVRPAPLDSNLRFSVLPREPVHVAFGYPADGGDFSAAVRRCVGVAKCRTTSAAGSSVMCPSFRATGAEEHSTRGRARLLHEMLAGELVTDGWRSTEVRDALDLCLSCKGCRSDCPVEVDMATYKAEFLHHHYAGRRRPAAHYAMGWLPVWLRWAARARLAPVVNALSAVRPLAAVAKRLGGIARERDVPRLAGETFSRWWRRRGGPVGDGALVVLWPDTFTEHLTPSVGRAAVRVLEAAGLRVVLPPTLGGRALADGRTRSPAALAAVRRGRVCCGLTYVSTGQLDRARAVMRRTLDLMAPVLETSAPVVVLEPSCAAALRTDLPELLHDDPRAAHLAARVVTFAEALERCAPDWTPPALDVPAVGQTHCHQHAVLGDAADRRLREAAGLTGELSGGCCGLAGNFGFEAGHHEVSVACAEDQLLPAVREAPRGAVVLADGFSCRTQLEQLAGVRGRHLAEVLAEGLDGS, via the coding sequence ATGACCGATCTGGAGGCAGCACTGCGCGGGGCGGTCCGGGGCGAGGTCGGGTTCGACGTCACCTCGCGGGCCCTGACGACGATGGACGCGTCCAACTACCGGAGGGTGCCGCTCGGCGTGGTGGCGCCGAGGGACGCCGACGACGTGGCGGCCGTGCTGGCGGTGTGCCGGGAGCGCGGGGTGCCGGTCGTGGCGCGGGGCGGGGGCACGTCGATCGCGGGGCAGGCGACGGGCACCGGGGTCGTCCTGGACTTCACCCGGCACATGAACCGGCTGGTCTCGCTCGACCCCGGGGCGCGTACGGCCGTCGTCCAGCCGGGCCTGGTCCTCGACCGCCTCCAGGAGGCCGCCGCCCCGCACGGCCTGCGTTTCGGTCCCGACCCGTCCACCCACAGCCGCTGCACGCTCGGCGGAATGATCGGCAACAACGCGTGCGGCTCCCACTCGGTGGCCTGGGGCACGACGGCCGACAGCGTGCGCGAGCTGACGGTGCTCACCGCGGCCGGGCGGCGGCTCGGGCTCGGGCCGGACTGGGCCGGGGCGCCGGAGGGGCTGCGGGAGCTGGTCGACGGTGACCTGGCCCGGCTGCGCACCGGTTTCCCGGACCTCCCCCGCCGTATCTCCGGTTACGCGCTGGACGCGCTGCTGCCGGAGCGGGGCGCGGACGTGGCCCGCTCCTTCTGCGGCTCGGAGGGCACGCTGGGCGTGCTGACGGAGGCGGTGGTCCGGTTGGTCGAGGCACCGCGGGCGCGTGCGCTGGCGGTGCTGGGCTACGCCGACGAGGCCGGGGCGGCGGAGGCGGCGGCCGGGCTGCTGCCGCTCGGCCCGCTGACGGTGGAGGGCATGGCGGTGGACCTGGTGCCGTCGACGCGGGGGTTGCCGCGGGGCGGCGCGTGGCTGTTCGTGGAGACCGGCGGCGACACGGAGGCCGAGGCGCGGGCGCGGGCGGAGGCGGTCGTGCGGGCGGCGGACGTCGTGGACGCCCTGGTGGTGACCGACCCGGCCGGGCAGCGGACGCTGTGGCGCGTCCGGGAGGACGCGAGCGGCACGGCGACCCGGATGCCGGACGGGTCGGAGGCGTGGCCCGGCTGGGAGGACTGCGCGGTGCCGCCGGCCCGGCTCGGGGCCTACCTGCGGGACTTCCGGGGCCTGTTGTCGGCGCACGGTCTGCGGGGCACGCCGTACGGGCACTTCGGGGACGGCTGCATCCACGTGCGCATCGACTTCGACCTGCTGACGGCGGCCGGAGTCGCCCGGTTCCGCCGTTTCTCGCAGGAGCTGGCGGACGTGGTCGTGGCGCACGGAGGGTCCCTCTCCGGGGAGCACGGGGACGGGCAGGCGCGGGCGGAGCTGCTGCCGCGGATGTACGGCGAGGAGATGGTGGCCCTCTTCGAGCGCGCCAAGGCCGCCTGGGACCCGGACGACCTCCTCAACCCGGGGATGCTCGTCCGCCCGGCGCCGCTGGACTCGAACCTCCGCTTCTCCGTCCTGCCGCGCGAACCGGTGCACGTGGCCTTCGGCTACCCCGCGGACGGGGGTGACTTCTCGGCCGCCGTGCGCCGCTGCGTCGGGGTCGCCAAGTGCCGTACGACGTCGGCGGCGGGGTCGTCGGTGATGTGCCCCTCCTTCCGGGCGACCGGTGCGGAGGAGCACTCGACGCGCGGTCGTGCCCGCCTGCTGCACGAGATGCTCGCCGGTGAGCTGGTGACCGACGGCTGGCGGTCGACGGAGGTGCGGGACGCGCTCGACCTGTGCCTGTCCTGCAAGGGCTGCCGCTCCGACTGTCCCGTCGAGGTCGACATGGCCACGTACAAGGCGGAGTTCCTGCACCACCACTACGCCGGGCGCCGCCGCCCGGCCGCCCACTACGCGATGGGGTGGCTGCCGGTGTGGCTGCGGTGGGCGGCCCGCGCGCGGTTGGCCCCCGTCGTCAACGCCTTGTCCGCCGTGCGGCCGTTGGCGGCGGTGGCGAAACGGCTGGGTGGGATCGCGCGGGAGCGGGACGTGCCGCGGCTGGCGGGGGAGACCTTCAGCCGGTGGTGGCGGAGGCGGGGCGGGCCGGTCGGGGACGGCGCACTGGTCGTCCTGTGGCCCGACACCTTCACGGAGCACCTGACGCCGTCGGTGGGCCGGGCGGCGGTACGGGTGCTGGAGGCGGCGGGGCTGCGGGTGGTGCTGCCGCCGACGCTCGGGGGACGTGCCCTCGCGGACGGCCGCACACGCTCGCCCGCCGCCCTGGCGGCCGTCCGCAGGGGCCGGGTCTGCTGCGGTCTGACGTACGTGTCGACGGGCCAACTGGACCGCGCCCGTGCGGTGATGCGCCGCACGCTGGACCTGATGGCCCCGGTGCTGGAGACCTCCGCGCCGGTCGTCGTCCTGGAGCCGAGCTGCGCGGCGGCGTTGCGCACGGACCTGCCGGAGCTGCTGCACGACGACCCCCGCGCGGCCCACCTCGCCGCCCGTGTCGTCACCTTCGCGGAGGCCCTGGAACGCTGCGCCCCCGACTGGACCCCGCCCGCCCTGGACGTCCCGGCGGTCGGCCAGACCCACTGCCACCAGCACGCGGTCCTGGGCGACGCGGCCGACCGGCGCCTGCGCGAGGCGGCGGGCCTGACCGGCGAGCTGAGCGGCGGCTGCTGCGGGCTCGCGGGCAACTTCGGTTTCGAGGCCGGCCACCACGAGGTCTCCGTCGCCTGCGCCGAGGACCAGCTCCTCCCCGCGGTGCGCGAGGCGCCGCGGGGGGCGGTCGTCCTGGCGGACGGCTTCTCGTGCCGGACGCAGCTGGAGCAGCTGGCGGGCGTACGGGGGCGGCACCTGGCGGAGGTGCTGGCGGAGGGGTTGGACGGGTCCTGA
- a CDS encoding GntR family transcriptional regulator, with the protein MPLLKYEQIADDLRTRVANGEFGPGDLLPSGRDLAEQWGVSRATVVKAYDILRHDGIVVARQGSGFLVTETPVARPAGGRRTGTSRLSGGTPYRRLGTPGRAVPPAHVADALGLSDGEAALHRARLTFLDDGTPHSLVTAWFPASVADAAPRLSAKEPIVEGTTHYVRRETGRVPAEGHDVTTVRLATDEEARLLDVRQPTAVAVVLHTAFDQLGRALVCEEGVTPSHVFEQTDNYPMR; encoded by the coding sequence ATGCCGCTGCTGAAGTACGAGCAGATCGCCGATGATCTGCGCACCCGTGTCGCGAACGGCGAGTTCGGTCCTGGCGACCTGTTGCCGTCAGGCCGTGACCTGGCTGAACAGTGGGGCGTATCGCGGGCCACCGTGGTCAAGGCGTACGACATCCTGCGGCACGACGGCATCGTCGTCGCACGGCAGGGTTCCGGCTTCCTCGTCACGGAGACACCCGTCGCCCGGCCCGCAGGCGGGCGACGGACGGGCACCAGTCGCCTGTCGGGCGGCACGCCCTACCGCCGTCTCGGCACACCGGGCCGTGCAGTTCCGCCTGCTCATGTCGCCGATGCCCTGGGGCTTTCCGACGGCGAGGCGGCTCTCCACCGAGCCAGGCTGACGTTCCTCGACGACGGCACGCCGCACAGTCTGGTGACCGCGTGGTTTCCGGCTTCGGTGGCGGACGCCGCACCACGCCTGTCCGCGAAGGAACCGATCGTCGAGGGCACGACGCATTACGTCCGCCGCGAGACGGGCCGCGTCCCCGCGGAAGGACACGACGTGACCACCGTGCGCCTGGCCACGGACGAGGAGGCGCGACTTCTGGACGTGCGACAGCCGACCGCGGTCGCCGTCGTTCTGCACACGGCGTTCGACCAGCTAGGACGCGCCCTCGTGTGCGAGGAGGGTGTCACGCCTTCCCACGTCTTCGAGCAGACCGACAACTACCCCATGCGGTAG
- a CDS encoding ABC transporter permease — translation MSALDPTTAPRARGRFYWVLADCGNIVRRGLTHYQRQPVNIAWQLGFPILSVLLYGYVFGSAMTVPGGGDYKDFLMPGMFVMTMAFGFINTATVVVYDSTKGVIDRFRSMPMSSSAVVAGRGVTDLVIACAELAIMMLTAVAMGWRPDGGWGFLAAFALLLWLRFALIWIGVWLGLMVPNPEAAGGLFAVAFPLTMISSIFVAPQLMPDWLGWVAAWNPISSTAAAARELFGTPVGGGDSWVEQNAVLMACVWPVVLTAVFLPLAVRRFQRLSR, via the coding sequence ATGAGCGCCCTCGACCCGACGACGGCCCCGCGCGCACGCGGGCGGTTCTACTGGGTGCTCGCCGACTGCGGCAACATCGTGCGCCGCGGCCTGACCCACTACCAGCGCCAGCCCGTCAACATCGCCTGGCAGCTGGGCTTCCCGATCCTGTCCGTCCTCCTCTACGGCTATGTCTTCGGCAGCGCGATGACCGTGCCGGGCGGCGGGGACTACAAGGACTTCCTGATGCCGGGCATGTTCGTGATGACCATGGCGTTCGGCTTCATCAACACCGCGACCGTGGTCGTCTACGACTCCACCAAGGGCGTCATCGACCGGTTCCGGTCCATGCCGATGTCCTCCTCCGCCGTGGTCGCGGGGCGCGGTGTGACCGACCTCGTGATCGCCTGTGCCGAGCTGGCGATCATGATGCTGACGGCAGTGGCCATGGGGTGGCGCCCGGACGGCGGCTGGGGCTTCCTGGCGGCGTTCGCGCTGCTGCTGTGGCTGCGGTTCGCGCTGATCTGGATCGGTGTGTGGCTGGGGCTGATGGTCCCGAACCCGGAGGCGGCCGGCGGTCTGTTCGCGGTGGCGTTCCCGCTGACGATGATCTCCAGCATCTTCGTCGCCCCGCAGCTCATGCCCGACTGGCTGGGCTGGGTGGCCGCCTGGAACCCGATCTCCTCCACGGCGGCGGCCGCCCGCGAGCTGTTCGGCACGCCGGTCGGCGGCGGCGACTCGTGGGTCGAGCAGAACGCGGTGCTGATGGCATGCGTGTGGCCCGTGGTGCTGACGGCGGTCTTCCTGCCGCTGGCGGTGCGGCGGTTCCAGCGCCTGAGCCGGTAG
- a CDS encoding TetR/AcrR family transcriptional regulator, whose product MASGTETSGSGDIGRTLELLWDTGRRPSRGPKPGLTLDRIVEAAVEIADREGLAAVSMRRIATDLGTGTMSLYRYVPGKAELLDLMLDRVQRTSEDPGDLGDGSGWRAALEALGREALALHRRHTWLLDVNQSRPVLGPSALDGMEKVLTRIKPMGLTDPELLSVIIMLDGYVVGAARTQVYQEEAERSSGLTDAQFWAAQQPVLEKVMTSGRYPVLASLSEDTFGPGFDHFEFGLQRILDGLEVLVAARAAADGSAAPDQPA is encoded by the coding sequence ATGGCGAGCGGCACGGAGACCAGCGGCAGCGGCGACATCGGCCGCACCCTCGAACTGTTGTGGGACACCGGCCGGCGGCCGAGCCGCGGGCCGAAGCCCGGACTGACGCTGGACCGGATCGTGGAGGCCGCCGTCGAGATCGCCGACCGGGAGGGGCTCGCCGCCGTCTCCATGCGCCGGATCGCCACCGACCTCGGCACCGGCACGATGTCCCTGTACCGCTACGTCCCCGGCAAGGCCGAGCTGCTCGACCTGATGCTGGACCGCGTGCAGCGCACCTCCGAGGACCCCGGCGACCTCGGCGACGGCAGCGGCTGGCGGGCGGCGCTGGAGGCCCTCGGCCGCGAGGCCCTCGCCCTCCACCGGCGCCACACCTGGCTCCTGGACGTCAACCAGTCCCGCCCCGTCCTCGGCCCGAGCGCGCTGGACGGCATGGAGAAGGTGCTCACCCGGATCAAGCCGATGGGCCTGACCGACCCCGAACTCCTGTCGGTGATCATCATGCTCGACGGGTACGTCGTCGGGGCCGCCCGCACGCAGGTGTACCAGGAGGAGGCCGAGCGCAGCTCCGGGCTGACGGACGCCCAGTTCTGGGCGGCCCAGCAGCCGGTGCTGGAGAAGGTCATGACCAGCGGGCGCTACCCCGTGCTGGCCTCCCTCTCCGAGGACACCTTCGGCCCCGGCTTCGACCACTTCGAGTTCGGCCTCCAGCGCATCCTGGACGGGCTGGAGGTGCTGGTGGCCGCGCGCGCCGCGGCGGACGGCTCAGCGGCGCCGGACCAGCCTGCGTAG
- a CDS encoding class I SAM-dependent methyltransferase — MTSLEVTPEIVRFYSETVDEADRLVATADGRLEMVRTQELLRRHLPSAPARVLDVGGGPGTHARWLVEGGYAVHLVDPIPRHVEQARASGASVEVGDARSLTADDGSYDVVLMLGPLYHLPDRADRDRALAEARRVLRPGGLLAVAGINRYASLFEHAAYAHLHKESMRESIGTILATQVHDGKNAFTTAYFHSGEQLRDEVAAAGFAGAAVFGIEGPAWSLLAAAERNTGHSFRESDLFESVLTAARLAEPHPELLSASSHLLAVGRRPG, encoded by the coding sequence ATGACGAGCCTTGAGGTGACGCCGGAGATCGTGAGGTTCTACAGCGAGACCGTCGACGAGGCGGACCGGCTGGTGGCCACGGCCGACGGGCGCCTGGAGATGGTACGGACACAGGAGTTGCTCCGCCGCCACCTCCCGTCGGCGCCGGCTCGGGTGCTCGACGTCGGCGGCGGGCCCGGCACACACGCACGCTGGCTCGTCGAGGGCGGGTACGCGGTTCACCTGGTGGATCCCATTCCCCGTCACGTCGAACAGGCCCGGGCCTCGGGCGCGAGTGTCGAAGTCGGTGACGCCCGGAGCCTGACGGCCGACGACGGTTCCTACGACGTCGTGCTCATGCTGGGTCCGTTGTACCACCTGCCGGACCGGGCGGACCGGGACCGTGCGCTGGCGGAGGCCCGTCGCGTGCTCAGGCCCGGCGGGCTGCTGGCGGTCGCCGGTATCAACCGGTACGCGTCGCTGTTCGAGCACGCTGCCTACGCGCACCTGCACAAGGAGTCGATGCGGGAGAGCATCGGCACCATCCTCGCCACCCAGGTCCACGACGGGAAGAACGCGTTCACCACGGCGTACTTCCACAGCGGCGAGCAACTGCGCGACGAGGTGGCGGCGGCGGGCTTCGCCGGCGCGGCCGTCTTCGGGATCGAGGGTCCCGCCTGGTCCCTGCTGGCGGCGGCGGAGCGGAACACGGGGCACTCGTTCCGTGAGTCGGACCTCTTCGAGTCCGTCCTCACCGCCGCCCGTCTGGCCGAGCCTCATCCCGAGCTGCTGTCGGCGAGTTCCCACCTGCTCGCCGTGGGCCGTCGGCCGGGGTGA